The window TAAAGACCATTCTGGTAAGAGTTTTCCCACATCATGTAGTTCTGAAAATGAAAAAGCAAAAATAATCATGTCTTCTGGATAGTTATAAATTTCCCTCATTAATCTGCTGACTAGTTCATTACACTCCTTAATATGAATGGAATAGGGTTTGCCGGGATGCGTTTCCTTAGATAAATCCAAACCTTTTTCGCTAAGTTTATTTAAGATGCTTAGCATCTCATAATCGACCCTAAAGATTTAAGATGTATCTTAAGACCATATCTAGTACCGAGATCTACTATTATGTCCATCATCCTTCTTAAGACATAAAAATCCAAATCGCCGTATTCAATGAGTCTACGGCAAAAAGCATCATAATTACTCATTAATAGGTCAATGGTTTTTTTAACTTCCTTTACCTTTCCTTTCTTTTCTGCCTCCTCGTGAGCAGCAGTAATGAAATGTTTGAGTTCACGTCTTAAAGCTTCTATTTTATCTCTAGACTCTTTATTTAGAACCCACTTTTCAACAAATATGTCAAGGCGTGGTAGGCTTATTGTACTCCATTTTTCTACCTCCTTTTGAGGCATGAAAAACAAGCTTATTGCTGATGTTTTAAGATTATCTAAAATTGACTGAATAAGCGTCCTAATTTCATGCTTTTCCTCTATCAGCAGTAATTTCACCAGCCAAAGAGTGAATCCTAATAGTACAGCAAAGGGATGGTTTGCTTCATCTTCACTGATATCTAAATCTTTTAATTCAATTTTAAATTTAGATTTGAATTTTTGATAAGCAAGCTGTTTAAGTTGTATCATTAAATCTTCATTTTCACTATAAATTCCGATGTCATTTCCTAAGGCTATTGAATTGCAGAGTCTTGAAGCTAATTTATACAATATCTCTTGGGTATATTTTTCTCCAGGAAAATACAAATTTCTACCCTCACTCTTGGCAACAGAACCAGGCGCATGAAAATGTCTTAATCCTTGCTCAGTTGTGCCTATTTGTTTAACAATAAAATCTATTGCTTTATTTTTTAAACCATCCAAAAAATTCTTTATTTCATTAATGTCTTCAGTTGTTGTTTGTCGCTTTGAAATTTCATTTAGTTTTTCATATAACTTCTTATAATACTCCGATTTTCTAATATCTCTCATCAAATTTCCCATATCAATAACTTTCCCTATAAGTGGATGTACGCGCAACTTTCCACCAAAATTTATTTCGTCCAAGAAACTTTCAACAACATTTCTTGGCTTTTCTTTAATCACTTTTTTAAGTGCATCTTGAATCTTATTAGTAATTATTTCCTTAACAATTCCTTTCAGTTTACTTTTAAACATGTCAGACATGGGAGAATGCCTCAAGTTGTATAACTAAACTAAAAATGGGTTTACCTCATAAACAAATATTTTGCTTTCTCCATCATCAACAACATTCAATTCTCTTTTTGTAATTATTTTTGCTCCGTAGACTTGAATGAACTCTTTATTAACATTGGCTAAAAACATAACAGGTATAACTATTGGGCTTTTCATTTCTTCAATTGCACCAGTATTGTATGTTATATTGAAAGATTCAGCTTCAATACGTTCAAAATATTCGCGTGGACAATAACCATATCCTTCTCGATCTTGAACAATCTTCGCTATTCTTGGTTCTCCTATGAATTCAATAAAATGGTAATCGTTTCCTCCAAAGATTTCATACTCAAAATCAAAATTCCTTAATCTCCTTATTCCTTCATCTATTAGGGGCTCATTGTTTGATGTTATTGCAAACTTATATTCTGGCATATATAGTTCTTCGCTTTCTTTTATGGTTAAAATTGCCTGCATTTCCTTGAATTTGAACATTCTTGCTAAAGTCACTATGCGTCCATTTAAAGATTTTAGCTCAGCTCCTGCCAACATTCCTTTGCTTAATTCAGCTAATTCTTTCCTTTTCAATCCTAGTATGGCTCCAAAGATGCCAGCCACAACTGATGGTGGCGGAATTAAATACGTTCTTCTAGTGAGTTTTGAAGTATGATCCTTAAATT is drawn from Candidatus Methanomethylicota archaeon and contains these coding sequences:
- the cas5 gene encoding CRISPR-associated protein Cas5; this translates as MKALTFKVRFITAQFKDHTSKLTRRTYLIPPPSVVAGIFGAILGLKRKELAELSKGMLAGAELKSLNGRIVTLARMFKFKEMQAILTIKESEELYMPEYKFAITSNNEPLIDEGIRRLRNFDFEYEIFGGNDYHFIEFIGEPRIAKIVQDREGYGYCPREYFERIEAESFNITYNTGAIEEMKSPIVIPVMFLANVNKEFIQVYGAKIITKRELNVVDDGESKIFVYEVNPFLV